A genome region from Penaeus vannamei isolate JL-2024 chromosome 20, ASM4276789v1, whole genome shotgun sequence includes the following:
- the LOC138865211 gene encoding uncharacterized protein, translating into MMSNTVKSIHGGAEGGCCRGRGWCGRAWCSRETRQAAVQLVLLCVASCSWTLLLISLTLTTTVNTAHRHKVDVVADPGPQWAGGGAGACEECLSRRGPPGGYWRVFERPLQQVAAALDRLDQPLAPPALRAHLLGTRTLLRHLASALHLPVMDAVKGEDPEQPETQAAVLAAPGKTKGRLACPEWFMGSRVGYPRYTRGFAPLNCSAVPFRQVLTAVLWDLDQKDLMALQVEFSRLYPGLPLTLVTEGAAQSQPNVVLERPKPTVAAALSRALSRVTTPYVLLAPRLAQLSEHARLERLVWVAEWAAVWAAGGAGRGADGRWRAGCVQARVGGGQLVYTRGYAASLHECQLCHSLEGPLVMKAAALASLDWPRATSPTQMLMPELFLAIQEGAPAHKHAAALCPDAMFLLRSLEPPWEVTPQPRHHDREMRRLAALWQPLVKRRRLARLHLPSGLTINYPCHFLPAARPAHATHLSPTPVDKAVSAAWACESKEVSTMLTALLRACDNLQVKCHLLDPVLSGMLGGQSLQEEATKVLSLGVEDPQAIPQMPQNANISQFPASFEDGVLRVEGRWWAVTMAPTTSSQDAHWTRMEVLEGVWAWAALPSSEKWAAEGRREGAPDVQIFDSSRADELALFMSPRCAQGRVSELSLRSP; encoded by the exons ATGATGAGTAATACGGTTAAAAGCATTC ATGGCGGGGCGGAGGGCGGATGCTGCCGCGGGcgtgggtggtgtgggcgggCGTGGTGTTCGAGGGAGACACGCCAGGCGGCCGTCCAGCTGGTGCTCCTGTGCGTCGCCTCCTGCTCCTGGACGCTCCTGCTCATCTCCCTCACGCTCACCACCACCGTTAACACAGCGCACAG GCACAAGGTGGACGTGGTGGCGGACCCCGGGCCGCagtgggcgggcgggggcgcgggGGCGTGCGAGGAGTGCCTCTCCCGCCGGGGGCCGCCCGGGGGCTACTGGCGAGTGTTCGAGCGGCCGCTGCAGCAGGTCGCGGCCGCGCTCGACCGTCTGGACCAGCCGCTCGCGCCGCCTGCCCTGCGGGCGCACCTGCTGGGGACCAGGACTCTCCTGCGGCACCTGGCCTCGGCGCTGCACCTGCCCGTCATGGACGCCGTCAAGGGGGAAGACCCTGAGCAGCCGGAGACGCAGGCGGCGGTGCTGGCGGCGCCGGGGAAGACCAAGGGGCGTCTGGCCTGCCCCGAGTGGTTCATGGGCTCGAGGGTGGGCTACCCTCGCTACACCAGGGGCTTCGCGCCCCTCAACTGCTCGGCCGTGCCCTTCCGGCAGGTGCTGACGGCCGTCCTGTGGGACCTGGACCAGAAGGACCTGATGGCGCTGCAGGTGGAGTTCAGCCGCCTGTACCCGGGGCTCCCGCTGACGCTGGTGACGGAGGGCGCTGCGCAGAGCCAGCCCAACGTGGTGCTGGAGCGCCCGAAGCCCACCGTGGCGGCGGCGCTGTCAAGGGCGCTCTCGCGGGTGACCACGCCCTACGTGCTCCTCGCCCCCCGCCTGGCGCAGCTGAGTGAGCACGCCCGCCTGGAGCGGCTGGTGTGGGTGGCGGAGTGGGCGGCcgtgtgggcggcgggcggcgcgggGCGAGGGGCCGACGGGCGGTGGCGGGCGGGCTGCGTGCAGGCCAGAGTCGGCGGAGGCCAGCTGGTCTACACGAGGGGCTACGCGGCCTCCCTGCACGAGTGCCAGCTGTGCCACTCGCTGGAGGGGCCGCTGGTGATGAAGGCGGCGGCGCTGGCGAGCCTCGACTGGCCCCGCGCGACCTCGCCGACGCAGATGCTGATGCCGGAGCTCTTCCTGGCCATCCAGGAGGGCGCGCCCGCGCACAAGCACGCCGCGGCGCTGTGCCCGGACGCCATGTTCCTGCTGAGGTCCCTGGAGCCGCCGTGGGAGGTGACGCCGCAGCCGCGCCACCACGACCGCGAGATGCGGCGCCTGGCGGCCCTGTGGCAGCCGCTGGTCAAGcgccgccgcctcgcccgccTGCACCTGCCCTCCGGCCTCACCATCAACTACCCGTGCCACTTCCTGCCGGCGGCGCGACCCGCCCACGCCACGCACCTGTCGCCCACGCCCGTCGACAAGGCCGTCAGCGCAGCGTGGGCGTGCGAGAGCAAGGAGGTCTCAACCATGCTAACGGCTCTCCTGAGGGCGTGTGACAACCTGCAGGTCAAGTGCCACCTGCTGGATCCGGTACTTTCAG GCATGCTGGGCGGGCAGAGTCTGCAGGAGGAAGCCACCAAGGTCCTGAGCCTGGGCGTGGAGGACCCCCAAGCCATACCACAGATGCCACAGAACGCCAACATTTCCCAGTTCCCGGCCAGCTTCG AAGACGGGGTGCTGCGCGTGGAGGGACGCTGGTGGGCGGTGACGATGGCGCCCACGACCAGTAGCCAGGACGCCCACTGGAccag GATGGAAGTGCttgagggcgtgtgggcgtgggcggcgctgCCCTCAAGCGAGAAGTGGGCGGCGGAAGGGCGTCGCGAGGGAGCTCCCGACGTCCAGATCTTCGACTCCTCGCGGGCGGACGAGCTGGCGCTGTTCATGTCGCCGCGCTGCGCCCAGGGGAGGGTCTCGGAGCTGTCGCTGCGCTCGCCTTAG